In one window of Mercurialis annua linkage group LG4, ddMerAnnu1.2, whole genome shotgun sequence DNA:
- the LOC126678385 gene encoding uncharacterized protein LOC126678385, translated as MAISHKFVECVNFLERQNIILWKKGTYCFCYCDERRLGDIIIQVQFQILFFITFAHLSLITTSTSGLEQSKCAIAPVVMDEDADQKSTRKEETMSSHEKHIPKPVPNSQGDNKYAGIVNWKSGEIVAPDVPADKNTSGEVNSEASMTTDDVIRAGGFGARDDINSFLPVASDSTDFEESILEARNYEEPQGEVRRPGLGWKQSAEED; from the exons ATGGC caTTAGTCAT aaatttGTCGAGTGTGTTAATTTCCTAGAGAGACAGAATATTATTTTGTGGAAG AAAGGAACATACTGTTTTTGCTATTGTGATGAGAGGAGATTAGGTGATATCATTATACAAGTGCAGTTTCAGATTTTAT TTTTCATAACTTTTGCTCATCTTAGTCTTATTACTACTTCTACTTCTGGACTTGAGCAGTCAAAATGCGCTATTGCACCAGTTGTGATGGATGAAG ATGCTGATCAAAAGAGTACAAGGAAGGAAGAAACTATGTCCAGTCACGAAAAACATATTCCAAAACCAGTTCCAAACTCTCAAGGAGATAACAAATACGCTGGCATAGTTAACTGGAAAAGTGGAGAAATAGTTGCGCCTGATGTTCCTGCTGATAAGAACACCTCTGGGGAAGTAAATTCAGAAGCTTCCATGACAACTGATGATGTTATACGAGCCGGAGGGTTTGGAGCTAGAGATGATATAAATAGCTTTCTTCCTGTTGCAAGTGATTCAACcgattttgaagaatctattcTTGAAGCTAGAAACTATGAAGAACCACAGGGAGAAGTACGCAGACCTGGTCTAGGCTGGAAGCAATCAGCAGAAGAAGATTAG
- the LOC126678760 gene encoding cytokinin dehydrogenase 1-like, with amino-acid sequence MSMQSEMESPPSAFRKQNTITLLGFFMILFLFSIPGNLHLCSNSSILLLSNKSSSDELTEQTLNLDGHLGFDNLEYAAKDFGNRFHFPPSAVLYPKSVSDISSTISYIFNMGPSSKITVAARGHGHSLQGQAQAHQGIVISMESLQGPVMRIHTGELPYVDVSGGELWINILHETLKYGLAPKSWTDYLHLSVGGTLSNAGISGQAFRHGPQIDNVYQLEIVTGKGQVFTCSEQENADLFYGALGGLGQFGIITQARISLELAPNRVKWIRVLYSEFSRFSNDQEHLIASENSFDYIEGFVLINRTGLLNNWRSSFDPKDPIQASQFISDGKTLYCLEVAKYFNTDEVDVTNQKTEELLSELSYIPSTLFLSEVSYVEFLDRVHISEIKLREKGLWEIPHPWMNLLIPKSKISKFAQKVFGNILTDSSNGPILIYPVNKSKWKNKTSLSIPEEDIFYLVAFLSSAVPSSTGKDGLSHILSQNQKILHFCSEANLGVKQYLPHYTTQEEWQAHFGPQWEVFVQRKSTYDPLAILAPGQRIFKRQ; translated from the exons ATGAGCATGCAAAGCGAGATGGAGTCTCCGCCTTCTGCCTTCCGCAAACAAAACACTATTACACTACTCGGGTTTTTTATGATCTTATTCTTGTTCTCTATACCTGGAAATTTACATCTTTGTTCTAACTCAAGTATCCTACTCCTATCCAATAAAAGTTCCTCCGATGAGCTTACGGAACAAACACTAAACTTAGACGGACACCTCGGATTTGATAATCTTGAATATGCAGCTAAGGATTTTGGAAACAGATTCCATTTCCCACCATCAGCAGTTCTGTATCCAAAATCAGTTTCTGATATTTCTTCTACAATAAGTTATATTTTCAATATGGGTCCTAGTTCCAAGATTACAGTTGCTGCCAGGGGACATGGTCATTCTCTTCAAGGCCAGGCACAAGCTCATCAAGGCATAGTAATCAGTATGGAATCGCTTCAGGGTCCGGTGATGAGGATTCATACAGGCGAGCTACCCTATGTGGATGTATCAGGTGGTGAGCTATGGATTAATATTCTACATGAAACTCTAAAATATGGGCTTGCACCGAAATCGTGGACCGACTACCTCCATCTCAGTGTTGGCGGTACCTTGTCAAATGCAGGAATTAGCGGACAAGCATTTCGACATGGACCACAAATTGACAATGTTTACCAGCTGGAGATAGTCACAG GCAAGGGACAAGTATTTACATGTTCAGAGCAGGAGAATGCAGATCTATTTTATGGTGCCCTTGGAGGACTAGGACAGTTTGGCATAATCACCCAAGCTAGAATATCTCTTGAACTAGCACCTAATAGG GTGAAATGGATCCGAGTCTTGTACTCTGAGTTCTCAAGATTCTCCAATGACCAAGAACATCTGATAGCATCAGAAAATTCTTTCGACTATATTGAAGGATTTGTATTGATTAACAGAACGGGTCTCCTCAACAACTGGCGATCTTCCTTCGATCCCAAAGACCCAATACAAGCCAGCCAGTTCATTTCGGATGGTAAAACTCTTTACTGTCTGGAAGTCGCTAAATACTTCAATACAGACGAGGTTGATGTAACGAACCAG AAAACAGAGGAGTTGCTGTCAGAACTAAGTTATATTCCATCCACACTTTTCCTGTCGGAAGTTTCTTATGTCGAATTTCTCGACAGAGTACATATCTCCGAGATAAAACTCCGAGAAAAGGGTTTATGGGAAATTCCACACCCATGGATGAATCTTTTAATTCCTAAAAGCAAAATCTCCAAGTTTGCTCAAAAGGTCTTTGGCAACATTCTTACAGATAGTAGCAATGGACCCATTCTCATTTATCCAGTAAACAAGTCCAA GTGGAAAAATAAAACATCTTTAAGCATCCCAGAAGAAGATATCTTTTATCTAGTGGCATTCCTATCGTCTGCAGTGCCATCTTCCACTGGCAAAGATGGCCTGTCACACATTTTAtctcaaaatcaaaaaattctACATTTTTGCTCCGAAGCCAATCTTGGAGTTAAGCAATATTTGCCCCATTACACAACCCAAGAAGAATGGCAAGCTCACTTTGGTCCTCAATGGGAAGTTTTTGTACAGAGGAAATCGACCTACGACCCTTTAGCAATCCTAGCTCCTGGCCAAAGAATCTTTAAGAGGCAATAG